One genomic region from Quercus robur chromosome 4, dhQueRobu3.1, whole genome shotgun sequence encodes:
- the LOC126722355 gene encoding PRA1 family protein F3-like, with product MASYGTMQRPGTSSTSPPLTQPDDSKDTARKKRNDFKLLCPFNIPISPEAAAVRIIRNLRYFGLYYTLFVWIILFISLVPRRKVSLILLVVMTIVTSLYLTLLRALPNSVVLHRIIDKRLVLSLLAIGTAVELILTRAAIHLVVSLACGIPIVLVHAVLRVSDDLFVGEEACAAGELVPLVHGKTGDVDIESPASV from the coding sequence ATGGCTTCTTATGGAACCATGCAGAGGCCAGGTACCTCCTCAACTTCACCTCCATTGACTCAGCCTGACGACTCCAAAGACACAGCACGTAAGAAGCGCAATGACTTCAAGCTCCTTTGCCCCTTCAACATCCCCATAAGCCCAGAAGCTGCCGCTGTCCGAATTATCAGAAACTTAAGGTATTTCGGATTATACTACACACTCTTTGTATGGATTATACTCTTCATAAGCCTTGTTCCCAGGCGCAAAGTTTCCTTAATTCTCTTGGTGGTCATGACAATTGTGACATCCTTGTACCTAACATTACTGCGTGCACTGCCTAATTCTGTTGTCCTACATAGAATTATTGACAAAAGACTAGTACTGTCTTTGCTAGCCATTGGGACTGCGGTTGAGCTCATTTTGACAAGGGCAGCTATACATCTTGTTGTTAGCTTAGCTTGTGGAATACCAATAGTTTTGGTTCATGCAGTTTTACGGGTTAGTGATGATCTTTTTGTGGGTGAGGAGGCTTGTGCTGCTGGGGAATTGGTTCCTCTTGTACATGGGAAAACTGGTGATGTTGATATTGAATCTCCAGCTTCTgtttga
- the LOC126723260 gene encoding pentatricopeptide repeat-containing protein At1g02150, whose protein sequence is MLLQPSLHHHNASLTSSSLFYSLPLPCRSIVPNLTLPKTVNYRGVPITVTCSISQIHSYGTMDYERRPIVKWNAIYKRISMMENPELGSGSVLDQWEKQGRRLSKWELFRVVKELRKYKRFKPALEVYDWMNNRGERFRVAASDAAIQLDLIGKVHGISRAEDYFLELPDRLKDRRIYGALLNAYVRAKMRGKAESLLEKMRSKGYAMHSLPFNVMMTLYMNLKEFDKVDLMISEMTEKNIKLDIYSYNIWLSSRGLQGSAEKMEQVFEQMKQDRTINPNWTTFSTMATMYAKMGQIEKAEDCLKNVESRITGRDRIPYHYLISLYGNVGNKEEAYRVWKIYKTIFPGIPNLAYHAIISSLVRLGDIEGAEKIYEEWLQVKSSFDPRITNLLMGWYVKEGNLDKAESFFNHMVEVGGKPNSSSWETLAEGHIGEKRISEALSCWKEAFMAEGSWSWRPKPVNVSAFFKLCEENNDMESKEVFVGLLRQSRSLENKAYASLIGLSDGDVSGNELSVGKDKTDDNTDNDEDENNGPEVLLNQLQGSL, encoded by the exons ATGCTTCTCCAACCCTCTCTTCACCACCACAACGCTTCTCTCACATCCTCATCCCTCTTCTACTCCTTGCCTCTACCATGCAGAAGCATAGTTCCCAATCTAACACTCCCAAAGACTGTAAATTACAGAGGAGTCCCAATCACAGTCACTTGCTCTATCTCACAAATCCACAGCTATGGCACCATGGACTATGAGCGTAGACCCATTGTGAAATGGAATGCTATATACAAGAGAATATCTATGATGGAAAACCCTGAGTTGGGTTCTGGGAGTGTGTTGGACCAGTGGGAGAAACAGGGTAGGAGGCTCTCAAAATGGGAGctttttagggtggtcaaggAGCTCAGGAAGTACAAGAGGTTCAAGCCAGCTCTTGAG GTTTATGATTGGATGAACAACAGAGGAGAGAGGTTTAGAGTAGCAGCTAGTGATGCTGCAATTCAATTAGATCTAATTGGCAAGGTTCATGGAATTTCTAGAGCTGAAGATTACTTCCTGGAGCTACCAGATAGGTTGAAAGACAGGAGGATCTATGGGGCTCTTCTTAATGCTTATGTGAGAGCCAAAATGAGAGGAAAGGCAGAATCTTTACTTGAAAAAATGAGAAGTAAAGGTTATGCCATGCACTCACTTCCTTTCAATGTGATGATGACTCTCTATATGAATCTCAAGGAGTTTGATAAAGTTGACTTGATGATCTCAGAAATGActgagaaaaatataaaactagaTATATATTCCTATAATATCTGGTTATCATCTCGTGGATTACAAGGATCTGCAGAAAAGATGGAACAAGTATTTGAACAGATGAAACAGGACAGGACCATTAATCCCAATTGGACTACATTCAGCACAATGGCTACAATGTACGCTAAGATGGGGCAGATTGAAAAGGCTGAAGATTGCTTAAAGAATGTTGAGAGTAGGATCACAGGCCGGGATCGGATACCTTATCATTATCTAATAAGTCTTTATGGAAATGTTGGTAACAAAGAAGAGGCTTATCGGGTGTGGAAAATTTACAAAACCATTTTTCCTGGTATTCCAAATTTGGCTTATCATGCTATCATCTCTTCTCTTGTTAGGCTAGGTGATATTGAAGGGGCAGAAAAAATTTATGAGGAATGGTTGCAAGTAAAATCATCTTTTGACCCTAGGATAACAAATCTTCTCATGGGTTGGTATGTTAAAGAGGGAAATTTGGATAAAGCTGAGAGTTTTTTCAACCATATGGTTGAAGTTGGAGGAAAACCAAATTCAAGTTCATGGGAAACTCTTGCTGAGGGGCATATTGGAGAAAAGAGGATTTCTGAGGCTTTATCCTGCTGGAAAGAAGCTTTTATGGCCGAGGGATCATGGAGTTGGAGGCCAAAGCCCGTTAATGTGTCTGCCTTCTTTAAGCTGTGTGAGGAAAACAATGACATGGAGAGCAAGGAAGTTTTCGTTGGACTGTTGAGGCAATCAAGATCTCTTGAAAATAAAGCATATGCATCACTCATCGGCTTGTCTGATGGAGACGTCAGTGGAAATGAACTTTCAGTGGGGAAAGATAAAACTGATGATAACACTGACAATGATGAGGATGAGAACAATGGGCCTGAAGTGCTTCTTAACCAACTACAGGGTAGCCTGTGA
- the LOC126723261 gene encoding cyclin-U4-1, with protein sequence MAELENPNLMPKLITFLSSLLQKVADSNDLNRQLQPQKISVFHGLSRPTISIQSYLERIFKYANCSPSCYIVAYVYLDRFAQSQPALPVNSFNVHRLLITSVMVAAKFMDDIYYNNAYYAKVGGISTIEMNFLEVDFLFGLGFRLNVTPNTFHIYCSYLQREMMMQQPPLNLAESSINLGKSLKLHLCFNEDEPSHQQQQLAV encoded by the exons ATGGCTGAGTTAGAGAACCCAAATCTGATGCCAAAGCTCAtaacttttctctcttctcttctccaAAAAGTGGCTGATTCGAACGATCTCAATCGTCAACTCCAACCCCAGAAAATCTCTGTTTTCCATGGCCTATCTCGACCAACCATCTCAATTCAAAGCTACCTAGAGAGAATTTTCAAGTATGCAAATTGTAGCCCTTCCTGTTACATTGTTGCATATGTTTATCTTGATCGATTTGCTCAAAGCCAACCCGCTTTGCCCGTCAATTCCTTCAACGTTCATCGTCTGCTAATCACAAGTGTCATGGTGGCTGCAAAATTCATGGATGATAT ttacTACAACAATGCATACTATGCAAAAGTTGGAGGAATCAGCACAATAGAAATGAACTTTCTTGAAGTAGATTTCCTATTTGGTTTGGGCTTCAGATTAAATGTGACCCCCAACACCTTCCACATCTACTGCTCCTACCTCCAAAGAGAGATGATGATGCAACAACCTCCTCTTAATCTAGCAGAGTCTTCTATAAATCTAGGAAAATCACTCAAACTCCATTTGTGCTTCAATGAGGATGAGCCCTCTCATCAACAGCAACAATTAGCTGTGTAA